CAGGTGCTCCAGCGCGATGACCCGCTGGGCCTTGGGCGACGAGCCGCCGGACATCCGGTCCATGATGACCTTCTCCTCATCACGGGTCGGGTAGCCCACCTTCACCTTGAGCATGAAGCGGTCCACCTGCGCTTCGGGGAGGGGGTAGGTGCCCTCCTGCTCGATGGGGTTCTGGGTGGCCAGCACCAGGAACGGCGAGGGCAGGCCGAAGGTCTGGTCGCCGATGGTGACCTGGCGCTCGGCCATGGCCTCCAGGAGGGCGGACTGGACCTTGGCGGGGGCGCGGTTGATTTCGTCCGCGAGGACGATGTTCGCGAAGATGGGCCCCTTGCGGACGGTGAAGGCGGCCGTCTGCTGGTTGTAGATCATCGTGCCGACGAGGTCCGCCGGCAGGAGGTCGGGGGTGAACTGCACGCGCATGAAGGTGGCGCTGAGCGAGTCCGCCACGGTGCGCACGGTCAGCGTCTTGGCGAGTCCGGGCACGCCCTCCAGGAGGACGTGGCCGTTGCACAAGAGGCCGATGAGGATGCGTTCGAGCATGTACCGCTGCCCGACGATGACCTTGCCGGTCTCCTGGTTGAGGACCTCGACGAAGCTGCTTTCCTGCTGCACGCGTTCAGTGAGCGCGCGGATGTCGGTGTTCATGTCCCCTCTGTCGGCCTGGGCGGCGGGCAGCCTAGGGTTCCCGGGCGTCCGGCTCAACACCGCTGTAAGCCGGACATTCCGTCAAGCCGCCCCGTCCCGTAAAGGGTCATCTCCCATGTCCCGCCCGCCCCCGCCCCGCCGCTCCGCCCTCCCCCCTCGCTGGGACGCCGCCGGCCGCCCCGGCGCCCCGGGCGCCACGCCCCCCGTGGGCCCGGTGGAGACGGGGCTCCTGGCCCAGCTGGCCCCGGCCGTGGTGCCCCAGGTGCACTGGCTCCCCGGAGGCGGCGCGGTGCGGATCCTGGAGGGGGGTCCTCCCGATGGCGCGCGGTCCACGGTCGTCTTCCTCCACGGGCGTGGGAACGCGGCGACCCACTGGTTCCCGTACCTGACGGTGCTGGCCCGGCACCACCGGGTGCTGGCCCTGGACCTGCCCGGCTTTGGACAGTCCACCCCGGCGGACGTGCGCGTGCGGTCGGCGGAGGACGCGGTGCGCTTCTTCACCGGGCCTGTGGAGGAGGCCCTGGGGATGCTGGCGCCGGGGCCGGTGTCCGTGGTCGGCCACTCGCTGGGCGGACTGGTGGCGCTGGAGCTGGCGCTGCGCGGCACGGTGCCGGTGGAGCGGCTGGTGCTGGTGGACGCGATGGGGCTGGGGCCGGAGATGCCCGGGCCGTCGCGCCTCTTCTTCCGCGCGGGGCCGGAGCGGCTGGCGCGCAACCTGGGGCCGTGGGCGATGGCGCGGATGCTGCCGCCTCCGCCGACGCCGCTGGGAGAGAAGCTGGGCGCGCTGGGCTACGAGCTGCTGAGCGTGCCCGGCGGGAGGCCCGAAGCCACGCAGGCCTTCAACGCGCTGGTGCCGCTGACGGGCCCGGTGTTCCACCGCCGCGAACGGCTGGGCGAGGTGAAGGCCCCCGTGCTGCTCGTCTGGGGTGAGCGCGACGAGACGCTGCCCGTCTCCCTGGCGGACGACGCCGCGCGGGAGTTTCCCCGGGCCCGCGTGCTGCGCGTGGACTGCGGACACAGTCCGCAGTTGGAGCACCCCGAGCGCGTGCTCCCCGAGCTGAAGACCTTCCTGGGCGAGGAGCCCCCCGGCCATTGAGCGGGCGCGGCGTCCCCCGCGTCACCTGAACCGGGTACAGTCCTCCGCCGTGCCGAAAGACTTCCTCGACTTGGAGGCGACGCCGGAGCGGCTGCACGCGCTGGCGGACGCCGGAATCCTGGCCCCGGACGCGTACGGGCGCGCGCTGCACCTGGCGGTCGCCACGCCCGCGAGGCCCGCGTGGCGCGCGTTCCTGTCCACGACGCTGATGGCGCTGGGCTCGCTGCTGGTGCTGGCGGGCGTGGTGTACTTCTTCGCCTTCAACTGGGCGGAGCTGGGGCGCTTCGCGAAGCTGGGCCTCGTCTGCCTGGGCATCGCCGGTGCGGCCGTGGGCGCATGGCGGCTGGGGGACCGGCCCGCGGGACAGTTCTCGCTGCTCGCGGCCGCGGTGCTGGTAGGCCCGCTGCTCGCCGTGTACGGGCAGGCGTACCAGACGGGCGCGGATCCGTATGAGCTGTTCATCGGCTGGGGCGTGCTCATCCTGCCGTGGGTGGCGCTGGCGCGCTTCACGCCGCTGTGGATGCTCCAGCTCGTGCTCGTGAACACGGGCGTCATCCTCTTCTGGGGCCAGCGCATGGCGCGCCTCGGCTCGCATGAGGAGGGGCTGGCGCTGGTGCTGGGGCTGCTCAACGGGTTCGCCTGGGCCACTTACGAGCACTTCGCCAACCAGAAGGTGTCCTGGCTCCGGGGGCGGTGGATGCCCCGGGTCCTGTCGCTCATGGCGCTGGGGCCGCTGGTGGGCCTGGGCATCCTGTTCATCGTCAGTGAGTACGACCGCACGCTCGTCGTCGGCGTGTCGCTGCCGCTGGTGCTCGGGGGGCTGGTCGCCATCTACGCCCTGCACCGGCACCTGCATGGCGAGCTGTTCCTGCTCACCGTGGGCGCTGTGTGCGTCATCACGCTCGTCACCACGGCGGTGGGCTACTTCCTCGTCAAGGTGACGCACGCCGAGGAGCTGACCCTCTTCATCCTGCCCCTGGTGCTCATTGGCGAGGTGGGGCTGGCGGTGTACTGGCTGCGCCACGAGTCGCAGGCCACGGGCGTTTCGGAGGAGACCTGACCATGGCCCTGCGACCGACGATTCAAGACGTGCTGGCGGGGCTCAAGGCCGAGGGCCACGTGGACGCGGAGGTGGATGCCCGCGCCCGCACCGCCCTGGAGATCCGTCAGAAGACGCTGGGCGCATCGCCCTGGTTCGTGAAGGCGCTGGCGGGCGCTGGCGCGTGGATGTCCGCCGCCTTCCTGCTCAGCTTCTTCGCGTGCGTGGGCCTGTGGAAGGAGGAGGTGGCGCTCACCGGCCTGGGGCTCGTGCTGGCGGTGGCGTCGGTGTTCCTGCGCCGCAACACGCAGGGGGCCTTCATGGAGCAGCTCGCCCTGGCCTTCTGCCTGGCGGGCGTGGGCTCGTTCCTGATGGGGCTGGGGCAGATGGATCAGTCCACCCTCACCATCGAGTTCGCGGGGATGGTGGCGTCCCTCGCGCTGCTCGTTGTGTTCCCGGACCTCATCCTCTACTTCCTGGCGACCGTGGGGCTCTGCGTGTCCGTCGGCGCGATGGCGCTCGAGCTGGTCGGTGGCGCGGGCGTGGACGCGTGGATGCTCGTGTGCGCCGCGGCGCTCGCGGGGCTCCTGCTCTTCGAGCCCCGGCTGCGGCGCGGGCAACTGGGCGCCCGCGTGGGGCCCATCGCCTTCGCGCTCGCGTGCGCGGTCCCGGGGTGGCTGCTGTTCCGCAGCTTCGAGAACTCGCAGGAGGGCTTCCACTACATCTTCCGCTTCGAGAGCGAGTTCGTGCCGAGCGCGTACCTCTCCATCCTGCTCGCGCTCCTCGCGGGGGTGACGGGCTGGCGGGTGCTGCGCGAGCTGGGCCTGGAGCGCGAGAAGCGCGTCTGGATTCCGGCGGTCTGCGCGCTCGTGCTGCTCACGGTGATGACGCTGAACACGCCGGGCGTGCTGGTGGCGGTGCTGATGCTGACGCTCGGCTTCCACCGGCGCAGCCGCGTGATGCTGGGGCTGGCGGTGGCGTTCCTGCTGACGTTCGGCGCGTACTACTACTACGACCTGCGCATCACGCTGCTGGCCAAGGCGCTCGCGCTGGTGGGCAGCGGGCTGGTGCTGCTGGGGGTGCGGCAGTTCTTCCTGCGGCGTGAAGCCGCCGTGCTCGCGGAGGCCCGATGAAACGCGGCGCCGTCATCTTCGGAGGGCTTGGGCTGGTGTTCGTCGCGCTCGCCTTCCTCGTCGTGCAGAAGGAGACCGTGCTGGCCAAGGGGCAGCCGGTGCTGTTGCGGCTGGCCCCGGTGGATCCGCGCTCGCTCATCCAGGGCGACTACATGGTGCTGGACTACGCCATCAACCAGGGCTGGCGCGAGGGCCGCGACCAGCCCCAGGAGGACGGCAACGTGGTGGTGCGCCTGGACGAGCACAACGTGGGCGAGTTCGTGCGCTACGAGCCGCCGGCCTCCACGCTCGCGCCCGGCGAGGTGCGCGTGCGCTTCCGCATCCGCAACTCCCAGATGCGCCTGGGTGCGGAGGCCTTCTTCTTCCAGGAGGGCCACGCGGAGCGCTACGCGAACGCGCGCTACGGCGAGCTGCGCGTGATGGACAACGGCACCAGCGTGCTCGTGGGCCTGCGCGACGAGAACTACCAGCCGCTGGGCAGCGCCATCCGCTGAAGGCCGCACGCGCGCCCCGGGAGACCGGGGCGCGCCGTCGCGTCAGTCCGCGTCCTCGTTCTCCAGCAGGTCGGAGAAGGGCGAGCCGTCCTCGCCCAGCGCCTTGTAGAGGACGTCCACCTTCTCCAGCTCGCGCTTGAGCGCCTTGTGGTGGTTGCGGTTCTTCACCAGGCTCTCGCGGCCCAGCAGGCGGAAGGCCTCGTCGCGGCCCACCTGGCGGATGGCCATGCCCAGCACCAGCCCGCGGAAGCCGTCCGCGTAGTCCAGGTCCAGCGGCGCTCCGCGCCTGCGCGCCTCGCCGACGAAGGCCTGCGCCGCGGCCCGCAGCGCCTCCGGAAGCGGCCGGCCCCCGGGCGACTGCTCGTAGTCCAGGGCGCGGGCCACGTGCTTCTCCTGCAACACGAGGTCGCCCGTGCTGCCCGCGTGCTCCACCATCGCCAGCGTGTACGCACGCCGCACGATGTTGTCGAGCTGCCGCAGGTTGCCCGGCCAGGTGCTGGTGGTCAGCAGGACCTCCGCCTCCGGCGCCAGCCGCGCGGAGCCGTCCGGCAGCCGCTCGCGGTGACGGCGGTTCACCATGTACCGCGCCCAGAGGGGAATCTCGTCCTGCCGGTCCTGCAGGGGCGGCATGCGCACCGGCAGCACGTTCACGCGGTAGTACAGGTCCTCGCGGAAGCGTCCGGCGCGCACCTGCGCGTGCAGGTCCGCGTTGGTGCCGATGATGAAGCGCACGTCCGCGAGCTTCTCGCCGGTGCCCTCGCCCAGCGGCCGGTAGCTGCGCGACTCCAGGAGGTGCAGCAGGCCCGCCTGCGCCTTCAGCGACAGCTTGTCGATTTCGTCGATGAACAGCGTGCCGCCGTCCGAGCGGGCCACCACGCCCGGCGCGTCGCGCACCGCGCCGGTGAAGGCGCCCTTCTTCCAGCCGAAGAGCTCCGCCATCTGGAGGTCCTCCGGCACCGTCACCAGGTCCAGCGTCTCGAAGGGCTTGCCCCGGCGGCCGGAGCGCTCATGGCACCAGCGCGCCAGACGCGACTTGCCCGCGCCCGTGGCGCCGCTCACGAGGATGGTCTCGTCCTGGAGCGCGAAGGTCCGGAGGATGGGCAGGAGCTCCGCCATCGAGCGGCCCACCACAGGGAGGAACTCGTCCACCTCCGGCGTGGCCACCGGCCGCTGCGGCAGCGCGGTGAGGTACGGCGCGGCGATGTCCGTGAGCAGCTGGAGCAGGTCCCCGGCGTCGCGCCAGACGAACTCCTGGCCCATGGCGGCCAGGCAGTCCGCCTCCAGGGAGATCATCCCCTCCATGCCCGAGGGCGTGCGCAGGGGCAGCACGCACACGTGCGTCGCGTGACGGCCCAGGAAGCGCTGCTTGCTCTCGTTGCTGTGGAAGCCCGCGAGGCCCGGGTCGCCCGTCACCGGCGCGTCCGGCGCGTGCGGCTGCACCGTGCCGATGTTCACGTCGATGGACACCGCGCACCGGTGCTCCACCACCGCGCGCCACGCCGTGGCGGAGGTGAAGAAGGGCGTCCCGACGCCCGCGTCCGTGACTTCGCGCGCGCCCACGTCCAGCGCCGCCAGCCGCCGGTACGCCTCTCCGGGGCGCAGGTGGACGATGCCACGCAGGACCCGGGCCCGCCCCGCGTAACGGCTGGACGCCACCGCGGCGTCCGCCACGGCCAGCATCCGACGTAACGTCGCCGCCGCCGCGGTCTCGAAATCCCTGGAATCCCTGAGCGCAGCCATGAGCTGCGCCAACTCGTCTTGCATCCCCTCGCCTCCCTTGCGGAAGCCGCGCCACCGCAGACCGGCGAAGCCGTCCAGAAAACAGACGCGGACTCTATCGGAGATGGCGGGGAGGTGCGGATTCAGATGGAGAGCGCGGAAGGAGCGGCCCCTCCTTCCGCGCTCCGGGTGCATCTGGATGCGGTACACGCCGTTGCCGGCGTATGGCCCGCCCCTATTGCGGCTGCCGTGCCAAGGAAGAAACCCAATGATTTCAAAGACTCCCGCGCATGCCACCACCACGGCTGCGTCCCACTGGAACGCAGACGCGTCCTGACGGAACGCAGCGCCCGCGCCGTTTCGCGTTCCAAGGCCTGTCACACCGCGCCGCCCGAACAGGCAGGCTGCGGGGTCATTCCAGACCAGTCAGGGAAAGTGGGGCAGGTTCCAGCCGCGCCAGACGCTGACCATGCGCAGCGCGAAGCAGGACGCGCCGCCCACCAGGGCCATGGTGCGGGAGGGCAACCCCAGACGCTGGCCCCCCACCATGACGAAGGCCCCGGCCATCGCCGCCACGGCGTAGATGTCCGCGCGCAGCACGGTGGGCACGTGGGTAAGGAAGAGGTCGCGCAGGGTGCCGCCGCCGGAGCCGGTGATGGCGGCCATGAGCACGGCCATCAGCGGACGCAGGCCGAAGTCCAGCGCCTTCCGGGCCCCGGCGATGGCGAAAAGGGACAGCCCCGCGGCGTCCAGCGTGACGAGCAGCAGGGGCGGCACGTCCGTCACGAAGCGGTGGAGGAAGAGCACCGTCGCGCCGCCCGCGAAGGCGACCAGCGCATAGCGCTCATCCCGGATGGAGTTGGGCGGCGTCGCGCCGATGAGCAGGTCGCGGAGGATGCCGCCACCCAGCGCCGTGGCGAACGACAGGACCAGGACGCCCAGCGGATCCAACCCGCCCGCGATGGCCGCGATGGCGCCCTCCACCGCGAAGACGTAGGTGCCGGCGAAGTCGAGCCCCCGCAGCAGCCGCGCCTCGCGGCCGTTGGTGCCCGCCTGCGTCCCTGCCACCGCGGAGGGGTCCATGCGGTCGACGCTAGCACCCGTGCTCCAGGGGCCCACGTCACGGCGCGGGCGCTCCATCCACCGAACGACACCGCGCCGCCCACGAAGGCAGCGCGCGTGTCAGGCTCCGGAAGCCGCGTCCGGGCCGAGGACGAAGACGCGGTCCAGGCGCGGGCTGCCGCGCCCCACGGGCGAGTCCAGGTCGTAGTCGAAGTCGAACGTGGCCGCGACGCGCAGCCCGGACTTGCGGAACAGGCGCTTCACCTGGGCCTCGTCGTACGTGCGGAAGTACCACGTCGTCTCGATGAGCCAGTCCTTGCCAGGGCCGGTGACGCGCAGCCGGTTGCGCATGGGCGAGCGGCGCAGGCGCTTCTCCGGCAGGCCCTCGTGCGTGTTGCACACGACCCTGTCCGCGCCCACCTGCCCCACCCAGCGCTCGTGCTCCGGCCCGGAGCGCGCGTAGTCCGTGAGGTGGAAGCCCAGCACGTAGATGCCGTCCGGCTTGAGCAGGCGCCGGGTGCCCGTGAGGTGCTCTACCGCGGCCTTCTCGCTGTCCAGGTAGCGGAAGGTGGAGACCAGCGTGTGCGCCAGGTCCACGCGGCCCTCCAGCGCCGGGTCGAAGAAGTCCTCCATGCGCGCCTGGGACAGCTTCACGCGGCGGCGCTCGGCGGGGGACAGCCGCTTGCGCGCGTGCGCGAGCATGGCCTCCGACAAGTCATAGCCCGCGACCTTCAGGCCCCGGCCCGCGGCCTCCGCCACCAGCCGGCCCGCGCCGCACGCGGGCTCCAGCCACTGGTTGCCGCCGGTGCCGTAGCGCCGGCTCAGCGCCTGGAGGAAGTCCGCCTCCCGCACGGTGTCCGTGCCGAAGATGGCCTCGTAGTACTCCGGGTGCTCGTACCAGTCCTTGCGTCGTTCCATGGTGCCTTCAGTGCTCCGTGTGCCCCAGGACGCGCGCGAGCACGAACATCACCAGCAACCCGGCTGCCAATGCCACCAGGTTGCGGCCAGGCTTGTCCCGCCCGTGCTTGTTCACGTGCGGCAGCAGGTCCGACACGGCGATGTAGAGGAAGGTGCCGGCGGAGAAGGCCAGGGCCTTGGGCGCCAGCGATTCGAAGCTCAGCACCGCGTCGAAGCCGAAGTAGAGCACCGCGCCCACCGGCACCATCAGGCCGTACAGCGCGGTGTACGCCAGGATGGTGCCGCGCTTCTTCCCCTCCGCCTGGAGGATGGACGCGAGCGACAGCGACGAAGGCACCTTGTGCGCGGTGATGGCCAGCAGCGCCATGGCGCCCACGCCCTCCTTCACCGAGGAGCCCAGCGCGATGCCGTCGAAGAGCGTGTGCGTGGACAGGCCCAGGAACGCGCTGAGGCCCAGCGCGTGGCCGTGCACGTGCTCCGCGCAGTCCGGCGGCTCCTCGCAGGTGTGGGCGACGAGGTAGCGCTCCAGCACCAGCACGAAGAGAAACCCCATGGGCACGAGCGCGAAGGCCCACCAGCCGCCGCCCTCGTACGCCTCCGGGAGCATGTGGAAGAAGGCCGCGCCGAACATCACGCCCGCCGCGAAGGCCAGGAACGTCACGAGCCGCGTGGAGCGGTCATTGAAGATGACCACCCCCGCGCCGGCCAGCGCGCTCAACACGACGATGAAGGAGTACAGGAGGACTTCGGCCACGACCGGCGACATGGGGCGCGCACCCTACTCCCAAAACGACGCCGTCAGTAACTTCGCACCACGAGCACCTCCACCCGCCCCGGCTTCACCTCCACCTCGTGCGTGGTGGGCCGGCCCGGGGCGTCCACCTGGACGGTGTGTTTTCCCGGAGGAAGCCGGAAGCGCGCCACCTGGAACTCCGCCGGCAGTGAAAGCCAGGAGCGCAGGTCGGCCTGGTTGCCCGCGTTGAGCACCAGGAAGGCGAGCACGCCCAGCTCCTTGCTCTTCGTCAGCGCGCCCACGCCCGCGGCCACGCCCGCCTTGGCCACCGCGCCCGCGAGCTGCTTCGCCAGCATGCGGCCGATGCGGTCGTTCAGGTGCACCTGGGCCACGCGCGACAGCGACGTCACCGTCACCGCCCGGTTCGCCTGCCCATCCACCGACACGCGCACCGGCGGTGTGCCCCCGCGGTCCCGGTACACGGGCACTTCAATCAGGTCCCCGGAGTCTCCGTAGTCGCGCGACGCGCGCTCCTTCTGCGGCGACAGGCCCGCCTCCACCACCACGACGAGCTGGCCGTCGCCGGGGGAGAGCGCGTCGTGCGCCACGTCCGGGAACTTCTGGGACAGGGATTCGTAGGCGTCATCGCGGCCGGTCTTCTTCGCCAGCCGCAAGAGCGGCTCCACCAGCCCCTCCAGCCGGGGCTCCAGCTCGTACGCCTTCATGTAGTCGATGAAGGCCGAGTCCCATTCGTGCTGGTCCTCGTACAGCACGCCGCCCAGGTAGCGCGCGATGGCGAGCTGTTCGTACGGCTTCTTCTCCTCCGTGATCATCTTCTCGAGGCGCTCGTTGACGCGGCGGACCTCCACGAGCGCGTCCTCGTCGCGGCCCAGCTCCGCGTAGTTGAGCGCCTGGAGGACGGAGATCATCAGCTTCTCGAAGTCCTCGCCCCGGTAGGCGCGGCGCCGCTCGTTGCTGAGCAGCACGCCGGCCTCTTCGCTCACGGAGGTGATGTCCAGCTGCGAGCTGAGGTCATCCGCCTGGGCCAGCACCTTCGTGCTCTCCTCCCACTGCCCGGCGGCGTGCAGCACCATGCCCTTGTCCAGCAGCAACAGGAGCTGGTCGCGCTCGGGGGCCTCCTTCTGCTCGCCGTCCAGCTCCGCCAGGGCGCGCGGATAGTCAGACGCCTGGTACGCGGAGCGCGCGGAGGCGGTGCGCGCCACGTAGTCGCTGGCGCAGCCGGTGCCCAGGACGCAGCAGGCCAGCATGAACAGCAGGCCCCAACGCGCCGCCGCCGGGGAGGCGGAGACACGCGGGGCCTGGGATGCGATGTCGGGGAGGTTGGACACGGCGGACGGCTACCAGCTCACGCCCTGCTTCTCGAACTTCTTGCGGATCTGCTTCTCGTCCGTCCACGCCAGCGTCCCGGTGCGCACGTCGTTCAGCTTCGCCGTCATCTTGTAATAGACGAGCTTGTCGCGGCCGACCTCCTGGATGATGGAGGCGAGGTCGCCCGTCATCAGGAAGTCCACCGACGCCTGCTGGCCCGGGGCCTTGGCGGCGTTGGGGTTCACGTAGCCGGACTGCTGGTACTCGTACTCCTCCGCGATGTCCTGGCGCGCGGCCTGGTCCACCAGGGCGAAGCGGCCCGTCTGCGCGAGCGCCGTCTGGATCTTGTCCGCCAGCGAGCGCATGTCGATGTGCTCACTGGTGCTGTTGCGCAGCTTGCCCACGAGGACGATGGGCAGGGGCTGGCCCTGCGGCGGCGGCTGCACGAAGCGCGGGGAGCTGGCGAGCGACTCAGCCATCTTCTTCGCGATGAGCTGCAGGTCGTTCTCGTTGAAGCGGTCCCCCAGCATCTCGATGGTGTTGGGGTCCTCGTAGGTGCCGCGCGTGAAGGCGCGGGGGCCTCCGCAGCCGGCGAGCGACACGGCGACGAGGGCGGAGAGCAACAGGCGGCGGGTGTTCATGGTCGGGTCGACTCCTAGTTCCATTCGCATTCGAAGCGGCTGCCTTCGAAGTTCCACTTGTAGGCAAGCACCGCGTCGCGGCGGTAGCCGGCCGTCAGCCGGCAGAGGCTCTGCAGCGAGGCGCGCGGATAGTCGAAGGTGTACGTCTGCGCCTTCGCGCGCTCCTGCGGGGTGAGCTGCGAGGGGTGCGTGAGCGTGGGGCTGGCGCTGGCGGCCACCATCACGCGGTGCGCGCCGTAGGTCTTGAGCGGGACGTGGCCCGCCAGCTGGATGCGGCGCACCGTGCGCGCCACCATGATGTCGCTGCGGTCCACCATCGTCTCGTGGCTGTTGCGGCGCTGCAGCAGCTCCGGGAGGTTCGCGGAGAACACGCGGGTGATGTCCCCGTCGTCCACGAAGAAGTAGAGGAAGGCCTCGCGCGCGGTGCGGCTCTCGCCGGTGAAGTCCAGCGTCACCAGGATGTCCAGCTGCCGGTTGGGCGCCAGGCCATGGCGCGACACCGCCGCCAGCACCGTCTTGTCCACGCCCGCCTTCTTCAGGCGGATGAGGCCGTCCGCGCTCGCGTCGCAGGCGCAGCGGCGCTCTTCAATCATCTTCACCAGCTGCGCGGGCTCGAAGCCGGCCTGCGACAGCTTGGTCAGCTCCTCGTCGGTGAGCGGGAGCTGGTCCGACCGCTCATAGATGCGCGGCAGCTGGTTCGGGTCCCACTGGATGATGTTGTAGGTCTGCACGTCCCCGGACGGGAACGGCAGTGACACGGACGGCGCGGCGGCGCGAGGCGCCTGGGCCGTGGTCAACGCGACAGCGGCGGCGAGCAGTTGAGCGATCATGGCGTGCGGTCAGAACCGGTATCCGACGTTCATGAACAACCGGTTCGTGACTCCTCCTCCCCCGATGGGGATGTCCGGCGAGTAGTGCAGGCCCATGAGCACGCGGTCGCGGCGGTCCAGGTAGAGCTCCGCGCCCACCTGCGGCGACAGGGCGAACCGCAGACCCTCGCCCTCCGGGATGACGATGGCGCCCGCCTTGAGGCCGAGCGTGAAGGACACCGGCCAGCCCCAGCTGCGGAAGGTGGGGCCCACGTTGCCGATGAAGCGCCCACCGTCGAAGACGTAGCCACCGCTGACGTCCAGGCGGTACCAGTCATCGCCCCAGAGGGACACGGTGGCGCCCACGAACAGCGGCGGGCCCTCCGGCGCGCCCGGGGGGTTCTCCCCGGAGTTGATGGCCGCGCCCCAGTCGAACTGGAGCGACACGCCCCGGCGGTTCTCGCCGTAGTAGCCCCCCGTACCGTACTCCGACTCCTCGGGCCCGTCGGTGCGGCCCCGCTCCTGGGCGCTCGCGGTGAGCGGCGCGGCGACGGCCAGGAGCGCCAGGGCTCCGCACAAGGTGACAGGACGCTTCATCTGATTGGACTCCCCAGCGTGGGTGCGACTGCTCTTACGCGCGTCATACGTCGCGACGGGCGCCATATTCATCGTGCGGCGAGCGTCCGTGCAAGCGGCTGTTCTGCCTGCGCCCGTCCCCTTCAGGCCCGCGGCTCCGGGGCGCCCTGGGCGGCGTCCTGGCCGTCCTTGGAGGGCGGGGGCACGGCGGCGCGGGACTCGCTGCGCACCGTGGGCAGCCACTGGGGCCGGGCGCGGATGAAGAGCACCAGCCGCTCACGCACCAGGAAGCGCAGGTCCCCCAGCTTGCCGGAGTCCGCCGCGCTCACCAGCGCCCGCAGGGTGAGCGTCTTGTCCATCACGTCGAAGACGACCAGCGTCTTCACCCGGCCGTCCCACAGGTGCTTGCCCTCGTTGGTGAGGATGCGGTCCAGCTCCGCGCGCAGCGCGTCGATGTCCGCCATGTAGTCCACCTGGAGGATGACCGTGCCCATCATCTCCGGAGAGCCCTTGCTCCAGTTCTGGAACGGCTTGTCCAGGAACTGCTGGATGGGGATGACCATGCGCCGCTGGTCCCAGATGCGCAGCACGACAT
This genomic stretch from Corallococcus caeni harbors:
- a CDS encoding sigma-54-dependent transcriptional regulator translates to MQDELAQLMAALRDSRDFETAAAATLRRMLAVADAAVASSRYAGRARVLRGIVHLRPGEAYRRLAALDVGAREVTDAGVGTPFFTSATAWRAVVEHRCAVSIDVNIGTVQPHAPDAPVTGDPGLAGFHSNESKQRFLGRHATHVCVLPLRTPSGMEGMISLEADCLAAMGQEFVWRDAGDLLQLLTDIAAPYLTALPQRPVATPEVDEFLPVVGRSMAELLPILRTFALQDETILVSGATGAGKSRLARWCHERSGRRGKPFETLDLVTVPEDLQMAELFGWKKGAFTGAVRDAPGVVARSDGGTLFIDEIDKLSLKAQAGLLHLLESRSYRPLGEGTGEKLADVRFIIGTNADLHAQVRAGRFREDLYYRVNVLPVRMPPLQDRQDEIPLWARYMVNRRHRERLPDGSARLAPEAEVLLTTSTWPGNLRQLDNIVRRAYTLAMVEHAGSTGDLVLQEKHVARALDYEQSPGGRPLPEALRAAAQAFVGEARRRGAPLDLDYADGFRGLVLGMAIRQVGRDEAFRLLGRESLVKNRNHHKALKRELEKVDVLYKALGEDGSPFSDLLENEDAD
- a CDS encoding alpha/beta fold hydrolase, producing the protein MSRPPPPRRSALPPRWDAAGRPGAPGATPPVGPVETGLLAQLAPAVVPQVHWLPGGGAVRILEGGPPDGARSTVVFLHGRGNAATHWFPYLTVLARHHRVLALDLPGFGQSTPADVRVRSAEDAVRFFTGPVEEALGMLAPGPVSVVGHSLGGLVALELALRGTVPVERLVLVDAMGLGPEMPGPSRLFFRAGPERLARNLGPWAMARMLPPPPTPLGEKLGALGYELLSVPGGRPEATQAFNALVPLTGPVFHRRERLGEVKAPVLLVWGERDETLPVSLADDAAREFPRARVLRVDCGHSPQLEHPERVLPELKTFLGEEPPGH
- a CDS encoding class I SAM-dependent methyltransferase; amino-acid sequence: MERRKDWYEHPEYYEAIFGTDTVREADFLQALSRRYGTGGNQWLEPACGAGRLVAEAAGRGLKVAGYDLSEAMLAHARKRLSPAERRRVKLSQARMEDFFDPALEGRVDLAHTLVSTFRYLDSEKAAVEHLTGTRRLLKPDGIYVLGFHLTDYARSGPEHERWVGQVGADRVVCNTHEGLPEKRLRRSPMRNRLRVTGPGKDWLIETTWYFRTYDEAQVKRLFRKSGLRVAATFDFDYDLDSPVGRGSPRLDRVFVLGPDAASGA
- a CDS encoding trimeric intracellular cation channel family protein — translated: MDPSAVAGTQAGTNGREARLLRGLDFAGTYVFAVEGAIAAIAGGLDPLGVLVLSFATALGGGILRDLLIGATPPNSIRDERYALVAFAGGATVLFLHRFVTDVPPLLLVTLDAAGLSLFAIAGARKALDFGLRPLMAVLMAAITGSGGGTLRDLFLTHVPTVLRADIYAVAAMAGAFVMVGGQRLGLPSRTMALVGGASCFALRMVSVWRGWNLPHFP
- a CDS encoding DUF2157 domain-containing protein; translated protein: MPKDFLDLEATPERLHALADAGILAPDAYGRALHLAVATPARPAWRAFLSTTLMALGSLLVLAGVVYFFAFNWAELGRFAKLGLVCLGIAGAAVGAWRLGDRPAGQFSLLAAAVLVGPLLAVYGQAYQTGADPYELFIGWGVLILPWVALARFTPLWMLQLVLVNTGVILFWGQRMARLGSHEEGLALVLGLLNGFAWATYEHFANQKVSWLRGRWMPRVLSLMALGPLVGLGILFIVSEYDRTLVVGVSLPLVLGGLVAIYALHRHLHGELFLLTVGAVCVITLVTTAVGYFLVKVTHAEELTLFILPLVLIGEVGLAVYWLRHESQATGVSEET
- a CDS encoding AAA family ATPase, encoding MNTDIRALTERVQQESSFVEVLNQETGKVIVGQRYMLERILIGLLCNGHVLLEGVPGLAKTLTVRTVADSLSATFMRVQFTPDLLPADLVGTMIYNQQTAAFTVRKGPIFANIVLADEINRAPAKVQSALLEAMAERQVTIGDQTFGLPSPFLVLATQNPIEQEGTYPLPEAQVDRFMLKVKVGYPTRDEEKVIMDRMSGGSSPKAQRVIALEHLVRARELVHSIYMDEKVKEYILNVVFATREPARYGLKDLADYIQFGASPRATISLAQAARAHAFLRHRGFVTPEDVKAIAFDVLRHRIAMTYEAEAEELTQEKIIQRVFDRVEVP
- a CDS encoding DUF4401 domain-containing protein, giving the protein MALRPTIQDVLAGLKAEGHVDAEVDARARTALEIRQKTLGASPWFVKALAGAGAWMSAAFLLSFFACVGLWKEEVALTGLGLVLAVASVFLRRNTQGAFMEQLALAFCLAGVGSFLMGLGQMDQSTLTIEFAGMVASLALLVVFPDLILYFLATVGLCVSVGAMALELVGGAGVDAWMLVCAAALAGLLLFEPRLRRGQLGARVGPIAFALACAVPGWLLFRSFENSQEGFHYIFRFESEFVPSAYLSILLALLAGVTGWRVLRELGLEREKRVWIPAVCALVLLTVMTLNTPGVLVAVLMLTLGFHRRSRVMLGLAVAFLLTFGAYYYYDLRITLLAKALALVGSGLVLLGVRQFFLRREAAVLAEAR
- a CDS encoding GDYXXLXY domain-containing protein, with amino-acid sequence MKRGAVIFGGLGLVFVALAFLVVQKETVLAKGQPVLLRLAPVDPRSLIQGDYMVLDYAINQGWREGRDQPQEDGNVVVRLDEHNVGEFVRYEPPASTLAPGEVRVRFRIRNSQMRLGAEAFFFQEGHAERYANARYGELRVMDNGTSVLVGLRDENYQPLGSAIR